From Afipia carboxidovorans OM5, one genomic window encodes:
- the fliR gene encoding flagellar biosynthetic protein FliR, whose product MRIDISFLPVLAATFMLVFARVGAMMMLLPGFGEANVPVRLRLGIALLLAMILLPLHRAAYHVDLTSINAVMILMVHEIIIGVVLGATARFTLAALSVAGSIIAQQIGLGFVTAVDPTQDQQSVILANFLTILGLTLIFATDTHYLVIAALNDSYTLFQPGELMPSGDVAALATKAFTMAFTIGVQLAAPFIIFGLIFNLGLGLLARMMPQMQVYFVGVPLSILAGFLLLGIVLVALMGTFLDYFGGVLHQLAPVSGG is encoded by the coding sequence ATGCGCATCGACATCTCATTCCTGCCGGTACTGGCCGCAACCTTCATGCTGGTCTTCGCCCGTGTCGGGGCGATGATGATGCTGTTGCCGGGCTTCGGCGAGGCCAATGTCCCGGTCCGTCTGCGTCTCGGCATTGCGCTTCTACTTGCGATGATACTGCTGCCGCTGCACCGCGCGGCCTATCACGTCGATCTCACCTCGATAAATGCCGTGATGATCCTGATGGTCCACGAGATCATCATCGGCGTCGTGCTCGGCGCGACTGCACGTTTCACGCTCGCGGCGCTGTCGGTCGCGGGCTCGATCATCGCCCAGCAGATCGGGCTCGGCTTCGTCACCGCGGTTGATCCGACTCAGGATCAGCAATCGGTGATTCTCGCGAACTTCCTCACCATCCTCGGTCTGACGCTGATCTTTGCGACCGATACGCACTATCTCGTTATCGCCGCGCTGAACGACAGTTACACGCTGTTTCAGCCGGGTGAACTGATGCCGAGCGGCGATGTCGCGGCGCTTGCGACCAAGGCGTTCACGATGGCCTTCACCATCGGTGTGCAGCTTGCCGCGCCGTTCATCATATTCGGCCTCATCTTCAACTTAGGCCTTGGCCTGCTCGCGCGAATGATGCCGCAGATGCAGGTCTATTTCGTCGGCGTGCCGCTTTCGATCCTCGCTGGCTTCCTGCTGCTCGGCATCGTTCTCGTCGCGCTGATGGGCACCTTCCTCGATTACTTCGGCGGCGTGCTGCATCAGCTCGCGCCGGTGAGCGGAGGGTAG
- the fliQ gene encoding flagellar biosynthesis protein FliQ, with the protein MNGLEVLEVARDAIWTMVLVAAPVLLVGLIVGVAISLVQALTQIQEQTLVFVPKILAVFLTLLIALPFMADAMHGQMMRISSRIIGG; encoded by the coding sequence ATGAACGGTCTGGAAGTCCTCGAAGTCGCCCGCGATGCGATCTGGACCATGGTGCTGGTCGCGGCGCCGGTGCTGCTCGTCGGCCTCATCGTCGGTGTCGCGATTTCGCTCGTGCAGGCACTCACGCAAATTCAGGAGCAGACGCTGGTCTTCGTGCCAAAAATCCTCGCGGTGTTCCTCACGCTTTTGATCGCGCTGCCGTTCATGGCCGATGCGATGCACGGCCAGATGATGCGGATTTCGTCGCGAATCATCGGCGGATAA